The following proteins come from a genomic window of Lolium rigidum isolate FL_2022 chromosome 5, APGP_CSIRO_Lrig_0.1, whole genome shotgun sequence:
- the LOC124654906 gene encoding receptor-like serine/threonine-protein kinase SD1-8 yields MDWLSLACCTAALVLVLVQLSACNDRLVPGKLLSPGATIVSDGGSFTLGFFDPTNASIPARLYLGIWYSNIPELTVVWVANRENPAATNSTTPVLSLTNSSNLVLSDSDGDPVLWTTGVATATSSSQTTAVLLNTGNLVIRSANGTTLWQSFDHLTDTFLPEMKLRVRYGMHTGADRLVSWKGPDDPSVGRFSYGGDPETILQVFLWDGARPVARTGPWTGYLVKAEQQYQQESSVIIYLAVVAGPEEIYTTYTVSCGAAHTRYVVTCLGEYQLQIWSSKISAWVVLSKWPSLECSRYGYCGPFGYCDETSTPLQTCKCLDGFEPTNMEEWDKGRFSEGCRRKEALQGCGDGFLALSGMKSPDKFVFLANRTPEECVAECVSNCSCVAYSYANLVNGSSGDNVTRCLVWSGELVDTGKNLVGSDTLYLRLAGLDAPSGKGTKSNRLKMVLPILGSSAVALICISLVWFKLKGNKINWKQRNITPNVTGASYVLGEENPNRDYELPFVRLEEIAQATHNFSETCMIGQGGFGKVYKGMLGGQEVALKRLSRDSHQGTIEFKNEVILIAKLQHRNLVRLLGYCDEGSEKILIYEYLPNKSLDATFFDDSRKLLLDWEKRFSIIKGVARGLLYLHEDSRLTIIHRDLKAGNVLLDADMKPKIADFGMARIVGDNQQNANTQRVVGTYGYMAPEYAMEGVFSTKSDVYSFGVLLLEVVTGIKRSSSIESMGFSRLIRYSWNMWKEGKPEELADSCIMDSSSPDEIFLCIQVGLLCVQDNPHDRPHMSAVVFVLENGSTTLPAPHPSVPV; encoded by the exons ATGGACTGGTTGTCTCTCGCATGCTGCACTGCGGCCCTGGTCCTTGTGCTCGTGCAGTTGAGCGCGTGCAACGACCGGCTTGTCCCCGGCAAGCTGCTCTCCCCCGGTGCAACCATCGTCTCCGATGGCGGTTCCTTCACGTTGGGCTTCTTTGACCCCACCAACGCCAGTATTCCGGCCAGATTGTACCTTGGCATTTGGTACAGCAACATACCGGAGCTCACCGTGGTGTGGGTCGCCAACAGGGAAAATCCGGCGGCCACGAACAGCACCACACCGGTGCTCTCCCTCACCAACTCCTCCAATCTTGTTCTGTCCGACAGTGATGGTGATCCCGTCCTTTGGACGACAGGCGTGGCCACTGCAACGAGCTCTTCGCAAACCACGGCGGTCCTTCTGAACACCGGCAACCTCGTCATCCGGTCAGCGAACGGTACGACGCTGTGGCAGAGCTTCGATCACCTGACTGACACGTTCCTCCCGGAGATGAAGTTACGGGTCAGGTATGGCATGCACACGGGCGCAGATCGCCTTGTGTCATGGAAGGGCCCCGATGACCCCTCAGTAGGGCGCTTCTCCTACGGCGGCGACCCGGAGACGATCCTCCAGGTATTCCTTTGGGACGGGGCACGCCCGGTGGCACGCACAGGCCCGTGGACAGGGTACCTGGTGAAGGCCGAGCAGCAATACCAGCAGGAGTCGTCCGTCATCATCTACCTAGCTGTCGTCGCCGGTCCCGAGGAGATCTACACCACCTACACCGTCTCTTGCGGGGCAGCCCACACAAGGTACGTGGTGACCTGCCTCGGCGAGTACCAACTCCAGATATGGAGCAGCAAGATATCTGCATGGGTTGTCCTCTCCAAGTGGCCGTCCCTCGAATGCAGCCGCTACGGCTACTGCGGCCCCTTTGGGTATTGCGACGAGACATCAACGCCTCTCCAAACATGCAAGTGCCTCGATGGTTTCGAGCCGACTAACATGGAAGAGTGGGACAAGGGTAGGTTTTCGGAGGGGTGCCGGCGGAAGGAAGCACTACAAGGGTGTGGTGATGGCTTCTTGGCCTTGTCCGGGATGAAGTCGCCGGACAAGTTCGTGTTTCTAGCGAACAGGACACCGGAGGAGTGCGTGGCGGAATGCGTAAGCAACTGCTCTTGTGTAGCGTATTCTTACGCTAACCTGGTTAACGGCAGTTCCGGGGATAACGTGACGAGGTGCTTGGTATGGTCAGGGGAGTTGGTTGACACGGGCAAGAATCTTGTCGGCAGTGACACCCTCTATCTCCGGCTTGCAGGCTTGGATGCACCATCTG GTAAAGGGACCAAGAGCAATAGACTTAAGATGGTACTGCCAATTTTAGGAAGCAGCGCTGTGGCACTCATATGCATCTCCCTTGTATGGTTCAAGTTAAAAG GCAATAAGATAAATTGGAAACAACGGAATATAACACCAAATGTTACTGGAGCATCTTATGTACTTGGGGAAGAAAATCCAAATCGTGATTATGAACTTCCATTTGTACGGTTGGAGGAAATTGCCCAAGCAACACATAACTTCTCCGAAACATGCATGATTGGACAAGGAGGATTTGGCAAAGTTTACAAG GGAATGTTAGGTGGTCAAGAAGTGGCGCTCAAGAGGCTAAGTAGAGATTCTCATCAAGGAACTATAGAATTTAAAAATGAAGTAATTCTAATTGCAAAACTGCAACATAGAAACTTGGTTCGACTTCTTGGATATTGTGACGAGGGAAGTGAAAAAATTCTTATCTACGAGTATCTGCCAAACAAGAGCTTGGATGCTACCTTTTTTG ATGATTCAAGAAAATTGTTGTTGGATTGGGAGAAACGGTTTAGTATAATCAAAGGGGTTGCTAGAGGACTTCTTTATCTCCATGAAGACTCAAGGCTGACCATAATTCACAGGGACTTGAAAGCCGGAAATGTTTTGCTAGATGCAGATATGAAACCCAAGATAGCAGATTTTGGTATGGCTAGGATCGTTGGCGATAACCAACAAAATGCAAATACCCAGCGAGTCGTCGGAACATA TGGTTACATGGCCCCTGAGTACGCAATGGAAGGCGTCTTCTCAACTAAGTCTGATGTCTACAGCTTCGGGGTGTTACTATTAGAGGTTGTAACAGGTATAAAGAGAAGCTCCAGTATTGAAAGCATGGGTTTTTCTAGACTAATACGCTAT TCATGGAATATGTGGAAGGAAGGGAAGCCAGAGGAACTAGCAGACTCGTGTATCATGGATTCATCTTCACCAGACGAAATTTTTCTTTGCATCCAGGTAGGACTCCTTTGTGTTCAAGATAACCCACATGACAGGCCACACATGTCAGCTGTTGTGTTCGTCTTGGAGAACGGAAGCACCACACTTCCAGCCCCCCATCCGTCCGTCCCAGTTTGA